The following are encoded in a window of Sminthopsis crassicaudata isolate SCR6 chromosome 5, ASM4859323v1, whole genome shotgun sequence genomic DNA:
- the MCRS1 gene encoding microspherule protein 1 produces MDKDPQGLLDSSLMASGPASRSEDEESLAGQKRSSSQALGTIPKRRSSSRFIKRKKFDDELVESSLAKSSTRAKGATGVEPGRCSGSEPSSSEKKKVSKALSTPVPPSPAPAPGLTKRMKKSKQPLQVTKDLGRWKPADDLLLINAVLQTNDLTSVHLGVKFSCRFTLREVQERWYALLYDPVISKLACQAMRQLHPEAIAAIQSKALFSKAEEQLLSKVGSASQPSLETFQDLLHRHPDAFYLSRTAKALQSHWQLMKQYYLLEDQTVQPLPKGDQVLNFSDAEDLIDDSKLKDMRDEVLEHELTVADRRQKREIRQLEQELHKWQVLVDSITGMSSPDFDNQTLAVLRGRMVRYLMRSREITLGRATKDNQIDVDLSLEGPAWKISRKQGVIKLKNNGDFFIANEGRRPIYIDGRPVLCGSKWRLSNNSVVEIASLRFVFLINQDLITLIRAEAAKITPQ; encoded by the exons ATCCTCAGGGACTGTTAGATTCATCTCTGATGGCCTCTGGCCCTGCCAGCCGCTCAGAAGATGAGGAGTCATTGGCCGGGCAGAAACGAAGCTCTTCCCAAGCCTTGGGCACTATTCCCAAGCGGAGAAGTTCTTCCAG GTTcatcaaaaggaagaaatttgatGATGAGTTGGTGGAGAGCAGCTTGGCGAAATCATCCACTCGGGCCAAGGGCGCCACTGGAGTGGAACCTGGGCGTTGCTCAGGGAGCGAGCCTTCTTCCAGTGAAAAGAAGAAG GTATCCAAAGCATTGAGCACACCAGTACCACCCAGCCCAGCCCCTGCCCCTGGCCTCACTAAGCGCATGAAGAAAAGCAAACAGCCACTACAGGTGACCAAGGACCTGGGCCGCTGGAAGCCTGCAGATGATCTCTTGCTCATCAATGCTGTACTGCAG ACCAATGACCTGACATCAGTTCACTTGGGCGTGAAGTTTAGCTGCCGCTTCACTCTTCGGGAGGTCCAGGAGCGCTGGTATGCCCTGTTGTATGATCCTGTCATTTCTAA gtTGGCTTGTCAGGCAATGaggcagctacacccagaggCCATTGCAGCTATACAGAGTAAGGCTTTGTTCAGCAAAGCTGAGGAGCAGCTTCTAAGCAAAGTGGGATCG GCCAGTCAGCCCTCCCTGGAGACCTTCCAAGACCTGCTGCACAGACACCCTGATGCCTTCTATTTGTCCCGCACAGCCAAGGCCCTGCAGAGCCACTGGCAGCTCATGAAGCAGTACTATCTCCTAGAGGACCAGACAG TGCAGCCGCTGCCAAAGGGGGACCAAGTGCTGAATTTCTCAGATGCTGAGGATCTGATTGATGACAGCAAACTCAA GGACATGCGGGATGAGGTGCTGGAGCATG AGCTTACAGTTGCTGATAGACGGCAGAAGCGGGAGATTCGGCAGCTGGAGCAGGAGTTGCACAAGTGGCAGGTGTTGGTGGATAGCATCACAG GAATGAGTTCTCCAGACTTTGATAACCAGACCCTGGCGGTGTTGCGTGGACGCATGGTGCGATACCTGATGCGTTCTAGGGAG ATTACCCTGGGCAGAGCTACCAAGGACAACCAGATTGATGTGGATCTATCTTTGGAGGGTCCAGCCTGGAAGATCTCCCGAAAGCAAG GTGTCATCAAGCTGAAGAATAACGGTGACTTTTTCATTGCCAATGAGGGTAGACGGCCGATCTACATAGATGGTCGGCCCGTCCTTTGTGGCTCCAAGTGGCGGCTCAGCAACAACTCGGTGGTGGAG ATCGCCAGCCTGCGATTTGTCTTCCTCATCAACCAGGACCTCATTACCCTCATTCGAGCTGAAGCTGCCAAGATAACTCCACAGTGA